In one Fusarium falciforme chromosome 5, complete sequence genomic region, the following are encoded:
- a CDS encoding Coproporphyrinogen oxidase, with protein MASRRPVQRLAAHLASPSTRFSQSQFASTRRWLSSSAGSRASRTASSSNYSSLWLAAVALGAVAPLAYKMAETESLRLDPSTLADRDAQQKRESGVSEDSPMRLRMEKFIREQQAQIVAELERVDGKKFRKDEWERPNGGGGTTCVLQEGNVFEKAGLGVSVVYGSLPKPAIEKMRANHKTLDPNVESLDFFAAGLSMVLHPYNPMAPTVHLNYRYFETANPDGTSQAWWFGGGSDLTPSYLFDEDAIHFHKTLKAACDAHDKDYYPRFKKWCDEYFFNKHRGEGRGIGGIFFDDLDESERDQENTFAFIQDCLKSFLPSYVPIIEKRKDMPFNEKEKEWQQLRRGKYVEFNLVHDRGTAFGLNTPGSRVESILMSLPLTASWKYMHEPEPKSREQRLVEVLRDPKEWV; from the exons ATGGCTTCCAGGCGGCCTGTTCAGCGCCTTGCTGCGCATCTTGCATCTCCCTCTACACGCTTCTCCCAGAGTCAATTCGCTTCTACGAGACGCTGGCTGTCTAGCTCTGCCGGTTCTCGAGCTTCCCGAACCGCTTCGTCCTCCAATTACTCCTCGTTGTGGCTGGCCGCTGTCGCCCTTGGTGCCGTCGCCCCCCTCGCCTACAAGATG GCTGAAACTGAATCCCTCCGCCTCGATCCATCCACCCTCGCCGACCGCGATGCTCAGCAGAAGCGCGAGTCGGGCGTTTCCGAGGACTCGCCCATGCGCCTCCGTATGGAAAAGTTCATCAGGGAACAGCAGGCCCAGATCGTCGCCGAGCTCGAGAGAGTCGACGGCAAGAAGTTCCGCAAGGATGAGTGGGAGCGCCCCAACGGTGGAGGTGGTACTACATGTGTCCTCCAGGAGGGCAACGTCTTCGAAAAGGCCGGCCTCGGTGTCAGCGTCGTCTATGGCTCCCTGCCCAAGCCCGCCATTGAGAAGATGCGCGCCAACCACAAGACTCTCGACCCCAATGTCGAGTCCCTCGACTTCTTCGCCGCCGGTCTGAGCATGGTCCTTCACCCTTACAACCCCATGGCCCCTACCGTCCACCTCAACTACCGATACTTTGAGACGGCCAACCCCGACGGCACATCACAGGCTTGGTGgttcggcggcggcagcgatCTTACCCCCTCGTACCTCTTTGACGAAGACGCCATCCACTTCCACAAGACGCTCAAGGCGGCCTGCGACGCCCACGACAAGGACTACTACCCACGCTTCAAGAAGTGGTGCGACGAGTACTTCTTCAACAAGCACCGAGGCGAGGGCCGCGGCATCGGCGGCATCTTCTtcgacgacctcgacgagAGCGAGCGGGACCAGGAGAACACGTTCGCCTTTATCCAGGACTGCCTCAAGTCCTTCCTCCCCTCGTACGTGCCCATCAtcgagaagcgcaaggacaTGCCCTTcaacgagaaggagaaggagtggCAGCAGCTGCGCCGGGGCAAGTACGTCGAGTTCAACCTGGTGCACGACCGCGGGACGGCGTTTGGCCTCAACACGCCCGGCTCCCGTGTCGAGAGCATCCTCATGAGCCTGCCGTTGACGGCGAGCTGGAAGTACATGCACGAGCCCGAGCCCAAGAGCAGGGAGCAGCGCCTGGTGGAGGTTCTCCGTGATCCCAAGGAGTGGGTTTAA
- a CDS encoding Adenylate kinase: MGFVEDELKQLKSVISSLDSRIKTLEARATGSPVSTEEIRMILIGPPGAGKGTQAPKIKEKFSCCHLATGDMLRSQVAKKTPLGVEAKKIMDQGGLVSDEIMIGMIREELNHNQECQGGFILDGFPRTVPQAEGLDAMLQERNQKLQHAVELKIDDSLLVARITGRLVHPASGRSYHTTFNPPKQYMKDDITGEPLIQRSDDNAEALKKRLVTYHKQTEPVVGYYKKTGIWHGVDASQEPGQVWKSMLNILNEKRA, encoded by the exons ATGGGTTTCGTCGAAGATGAGttgaagcagctcaagagcgTCATCAGCTCTCTTGACTCGCGCATCAAGACCCTCGAGGCGCGAGCTACTGGCTCTCCCGTCTCTACCGAGGAGATTCGAATGATTCTCATCGGTCCTCCCGGTGCTG GAAAGGGAACACAGGcccccaagatcaaggagaagttCTCCTGCTGCCATCTG GCTACCGGTGACATGCTGCGATCGCAGGTCGCCAAGAAGACTCCCCTCGgtgtcgaggccaagaagattaTGGACCAGGGCGGTCTGGTCAGCGACGAGATCATGATTGGCATGATCCGGGAGGAGCTCAACCACAACCAGGAGTGCCAGGGCGG cttcatcctcgacgGCTTCCCCCGAACAGTTCCCCAGGCCGAGGGTCTCGATGCCATGCTTCAGGAGCGCAACCAGAAGCTCCAGCACGCCGTCGAGCTCAAGATTGACGACTCTCTCCTCGTCGCCCGCATCACTGGCCGTCTAGTCCACCCCGCCTCCGGCCGCTCATACCACACCACCTTCAACCCCCCCAAGCAGTACATGAAGGATGACATCACCGGCGAGCCTCTGATCCAGCGAAGTGACGACAACGCTGAAGCCCTCAAGAAGCGTCTCGTCACCTACCACAAGCAGACTGAGCCCGTTGTGGGTTACTACAAGAAGACCGGCATCTGGCACGGTGTCGACGCCAGCCAAGAGCCTGGCCAGGTGTGGAAGTCCATGCTCAACATCCTCAACGAGAAGAGGGCTTAG
- a CDS encoding HNHc domain-containing protein produces the protein MAFSWTNPLGALPPIPSHPVAPSDLSSTISNYTTFAAAEDQADRLLELFGSPAHEDDQKVVTLLRTFRRYLPKEGQRALNTDIIAISRDDVKLRDLARHIREAVLKPMKVAGGQQPQSLITPPTYAQAAADITASMSSLLPSSRLDQANLKRTCLRRDGYRCVYSGAYDRKAKKELPDLPRDAVLTKTECAHILPFSLSKFDSRSALETQNKAVIWCALYRYFPALKGKIGTESINQPSNAFTLGSTLHADFGEYHVYFSPKNDLENTYTMTSIEGYQLLSATRVPGLNGDVMELQSHDPTTPLPNPEFLKVHARISQILECVKYHSCL, from the exons ATGGCATTCTCCTGGACCAATCCACTGGGTGCTCTGCCACCCATCCCCTCGCATCCAGTAGCTCCATCAGACCTATCATCGACGATTTCTAACTACACCACCTTCGCAGCCGCCGAGGACCAGGCTGACCGGCTTCTCGAATTGTTTGGCAGCCCCGCACATGAGGACGACCAGAAAGTAGTGACGCTATTGCGAACATTCAGGAGGTATCTGCCGAAGGAAGGGCAGAGGGCCTTGAACACCGATATCATTGCAATCAGCCGCGACGATGTCAAGCTTCGAGATCTAGCCAGGCACATTCGGGAGGCTGTGCTCAAGCCCA TGAAGGTTGCTGGTGGCCAACAGCCACAATCTCTCATCACACCCCCGACCTATGCCCAAGCTGCTGCCGATATCACCGCCTCTATGTCTAGCCTTCTACCATCTTCCAGACTTGATCAAGCAAACCTGAAGCGCACTTGTCTCCGACGAGATGGGTATCGGTGCGTTTACAGCGGGGCATACGACCGCAAGGCTAAGAAGGAGCTTCCCGACCTGCCCCGTGACGCAGTTCTTACCAAGACAGAGTGCGCCCATATTCTACCTTTCTCTCTTAGCAAGTTTGATAGTAGGAGTGCGCTAGAGACGCAGAACAAGGCTGTTATCTGGTGTGCATTATATCGATATTTCCCTGCCCTCAAGGGTAAGATTGGCACCGAAAGCATCAACCAACCGAGTAATGCCTTTACTCTGGGGTCTACTTTGCATGCAGACTTTGGGGAGTACCACGTTTACTTTAGTCCCAAAAATGACCTG GAAAATACGTATACGATGACTTCAATCGAAGGTTACCAACTTCTCAGCGCCACCCGGGTACCAGGTCTCAATGGCGACGTCATGGAGCTTCAGTCTCATGATCCCACTACGCCCCTGCCCAACCCCGAGTTCTTGAAGGTTCATGCTCGAATTTCACAGATACTTGAA TGTGTTAAGTACCACTCTTGTCTTTGA
- a CDS encoding uncharacterized protein (Related to para-hydroxybenzoate polyprenyltransferase precursor [Fusarium proliferatum]) gives MRLSTLPRASAWAQCQGISRRTTKIPRQLGSRPSLAQVSKVLSQPWHNSQRAVEFHEAKQRPLPLVADGAASPPPTPAPYRPPENGILSKLPASWVPYAELIRLDKPAGTYYLFFPCLFSTLMAAPMMAPMATPGSVIGTSLLFFSGALIMRGAGCTINDLWDRNLDPHVARTRLRPIARGAITPFKGLVYTGVQLFAGLGILLQFPLPCLFYGVPSLLLVASYPLAKRVTYYPQAVLGLTFSWGAIMGFPALGIDLLSNTPALTAAACLYASNIAWTVLYDMIYAHMDIKDDVKAGIKSIALKHDAETKQVLTGLAATQISLLAAAGFAAGAGPAFFIGSCGGAMVTLGVMIKRVNLKSVKDCWWWFINGCWITGGVISLGLAADYAVRYVQEPEDNTKTEQ, from the coding sequence ATGAGATTGAGTACACTCCCCCGGGCTTCCGCCTGGGCTCAATGCCAGGGCATTTCAAGGCGGACTACCAAGATTCCGAGACAATTGGGTTCTCGGCCATCTCTAGCCCAAGTATCCAAGGTTTTGAGTCAGCCATGGCACAACAGCCAGCGAGCTGTTGAGTTCCACGAAGCGAAGCAGAGACCCTTACCTTTGGTAGCGGATGGTGCGGCATCACCACCTCCAACACCAGCCCCATACAGGCCACCCGAGAATGGAATTCTTTCCAAACTTCCAGCCTCATGGGTTCCCTATGCTGAACTCATACGCCTTGACAAGCCTGCCGGAACCTACTATCTCTTCTTCCCATGCCTGTTCTCTACACTCATGGCCGCTCCAATGATGGCGCCCATGGCAACACCAGGATCTGTCATCGGCACCTCACTCCTTTTCTTCTCAGGAGCTCTCATCATGCGAGGAGCAGGATGTACCATCAATGACCTCTGGGACCGAAACCTCGATCCTCATGTTGCACGGACTCGACTTCGACCAATCGCCCGCGGTGCGATCACTCCGTTCAAAGGGCTTGTCTATACCGGAGTCCAGCTTTTTGCAGGCCTAGGGATTTTGCTTCAATTCCCTCTCCCCTGTCTATTCTACGGCGTCCCCAGCTTGCTCTTGGTTGCGAGTTACCCCCTGGCCAAGAGAGTGACATACTACCCCCAGGCTGTTCTCGGACTAACCTTCTCATGGGGCGCCATCATGGGTTTCCCAGCCCTTGGAATTGACCTGTTGTCAAACACCCCCGCATTGACTGCCGCCGCCTGCCTCTACGCCTCGAACATTGCATGGACGGTGCTGTACGACATGATTTATGCTCACATGgacatcaaggatgatgTCAAGGCAGGAATCAAGAGCATTGCCTTGAAGCACGACGCTGAGACCAAGCAAGTGTTGACGGGCTTGGCGGCCACGCAGATTTCTCTGCTCGCCGCGGCTGGTTTTGCAGCTGGTGCTGGACCAGCATTCTTCATTGGAAGCTGTGGAGGAGCAATGGTCACACTTGGCGTCATGATCAAGCGAGTCAACCTCAAGAGTGTCAAGgattgctggtggtggttcaTCAATGGGTGCTGGATCACAGGAGGCGTGATAAGTCTCGGCTTGGCTGCAGACTACGCAGTCAGGTACGTCCAAGAGCCTGAAGACAATACCAAGACGGAGCAGTGA